One window from the genome of Candidatus Didemnitutus sp. encodes:
- a CDS encoding sialate O-acetylesterase produces MLRPALLRRGFWLCLAAFFGSTLRADVRCAPLFTDHMVLQRERPVPVWGTAAPGEKVTVAFALQTKATVAAADGAWRVTLDVLATSTEPRDLVVRGADTVTFRDVLVGEVWFASGQSNMEKPLGERKGQKPTTGYDLEIAAARYPLLRLFQVPRTDLKQDGPGVFRWLPCSPEALRESNFSAAAYHFGRQVQQTLGVPVGIIHSSFGGTRLEAWLPPEAFADPQLAGLEKERYPAWVPGVQPTELFTSMVRPYAPFAVRGFLWYQGETNCMVPDPDRYAHKLTTLIAHWHRVWENADAPFYGVLLAPFDYSKWEKFATTELALPRFWQAQIEALSAPRTGYVVISDGVDDLHDIHPVNKRVVGDRLARLALNETYGRTDIAAHGPTLASWQADGAALVVTFVHAEGLHTRDNLPATDFALAGADRVFHPAQATINGATITLTCPAVPAPIAARFAWHETARPNLVNRAGLPATPFRTDDWPVKIDRPVPEPLEMRP; encoded by the coding sequence ATGCTCCGCCCTGCCCTGCTTCGCCGCGGTTTCTGGCTCTGCCTCGCCGCCTTTTTCGGTTCCACGCTGCGCGCCGACGTGCGTTGCGCCCCGCTGTTCACCGATCACATGGTCCTCCAGCGCGAGCGGCCCGTCCCGGTGTGGGGCACCGCCGCGCCGGGCGAGAAAGTGACGGTCGCCTTCGCCCTCCAGACCAAGGCGACCGTCGCCGCCGCCGACGGCGCGTGGCGCGTCACGCTCGATGTGCTGGCGACGAGCACCGAACCGCGCGACCTCGTGGTGCGCGGCGCGGACACGGTGACGTTTCGCGACGTCCTCGTGGGCGAAGTCTGGTTCGCCTCCGGCCAGTCCAACATGGAGAAGCCGCTCGGCGAGCGAAAGGGCCAGAAGCCCACCACCGGCTACGATCTCGAGATCGCCGCGGCGCGCTACCCGCTCCTCCGCCTGTTCCAGGTGCCGCGCACCGACCTCAAGCAGGACGGGCCGGGCGTCTTCCGTTGGCTGCCGTGCTCGCCGGAAGCGTTGCGCGAATCGAATTTCTCCGCCGCGGCCTACCACTTCGGCCGGCAGGTGCAGCAGACGCTCGGCGTCCCCGTCGGGATCATCCACTCCAGCTTCGGCGGCACGCGCCTCGAGGCTTGGCTGCCGCCCGAGGCCTTCGCCGACCCGCAACTCGCCGGTCTCGAAAAGGAGCGCTACCCCGCGTGGGTGCCCGGCGTGCAACCGACCGAGCTGTTCACGAGCATGGTGCGCCCGTATGCGCCGTTCGCCGTGCGCGGTTTCCTGTGGTATCAAGGCGAGACCAACTGCATGGTGCCCGACCCCGACCGCTACGCGCACAAGCTCACGACGCTGATCGCGCACTGGCATCGCGTGTGGGAGAACGCCGACGCGCCGTTCTACGGCGTGCTGCTCGCGCCGTTCGACTACTCGAAGTGGGAGAAATTCGCCACGACCGAGCTCGCGCTGCCGCGCTTCTGGCAGGCGCAGATCGAAGCGCTCTCCGCGCCGCGCACCGGCTACGTCGTCATCAGCGACGGCGTCGACGATCTCCACGACATCCATCCCGTGAACAAGCGCGTCGTTGGCGACCGCCTCGCGCGCCTCGCGCTGAACGAAACCTACGGCCGCACCGACATCGCCGCGCACGGGCCGACACTCGCGAGTTGGCAAGCTGACGGCGCCGCACTCGTCGTCACGTTCGTCCACGCCGAGGGACTGCACACGCGCGACAACCTGCCCGCAACCGACTTCGCCCTCGCCGGCGCCGACCGCGTCTTCCATCCCGCCCAAGCGACGATCAATGGCGCGACGATCACGCTCACCTGCCCCGCAGTTCCCGCGCCGATCGCCGCGCGCTTCGCGTGGCACGAAACCGCCCGCCCCAACCTGGTGAACCGCGCCGGCCTCCCCGCCACGCCTTTCCGCACGGACGATTGGCCGGTGAAGATCGATCGACCGGTTCCCGAGCCGCTTGAGATGCGCCCCTGA
- a CDS encoding L-rhamnose isomerase, which yields MTASHYDSARETYAALGVDTEAALATLARTPISLHCWQGDDVGGFERAGATLEGGGIQATGNYPGKARTIAELRGDLDVALSLIPGKHRLNLHAIYGDFGGKKVDRNAIGVEHFQSWIDWAKQRGMGLDFNPTCFSHPLANDGFTLSHREPAIRQFWIEHAIACRRIGAAMGQALGTPTVTNVWIPDGHKDLPADRKVPRERLAQSLDAVFKEQIDERVHRDAVESKLFGIGSESYVVGSHEFYLGYAVTRKKMLCLDMGHFHPTESVADKISSVLQFVPGLLLHVSRGVRWDSDHVVLFDDVTKALFEELVRGDFLPRTAIGLDYFDASINRVAAWVIGTRNAQKCLLAALLEPSQRLRDLEAAGDHTGRLALLEELRTLPLGAIWEEHCRRANVPGDRQWLPAVTRYEREVLAQRR from the coding sequence ATGACTGCCTCGCACTACGATTCCGCTCGTGAAACCTACGCCGCGCTCGGCGTCGACACCGAGGCCGCGCTGGCCACGCTCGCGCGCACGCCGATCTCGCTGCATTGCTGGCAAGGCGATGACGTCGGCGGCTTCGAACGCGCCGGCGCCACGCTCGAGGGCGGCGGCATCCAGGCGACGGGCAATTATCCGGGCAAGGCGCGCACGATCGCGGAGCTGCGCGGCGATCTCGACGTCGCGCTGTCACTGATCCCCGGCAAGCACCGGCTGAATCTGCACGCGATCTACGGCGACTTCGGCGGCAAGAAGGTCGACCGCAATGCGATCGGCGTGGAGCATTTCCAGAGCTGGATCGATTGGGCGAAACAGCGCGGCATGGGTCTCGATTTCAACCCGACGTGCTTCTCGCATCCGCTCGCCAACGACGGCTTCACGCTCTCGCATCGCGAGCCCGCCATCCGGCAATTCTGGATCGAGCACGCCATCGCCTGCCGGCGCATCGGCGCGGCGATGGGGCAGGCGCTCGGCACGCCGACGGTGACGAACGTCTGGATTCCCGATGGCCACAAGGATCTGCCGGCGGATCGCAAGGTCCCGCGCGAGCGGCTCGCGCAGTCGCTCGACGCCGTGTTCAAGGAACAAATCGATGAACGCGTTCACCGCGACGCGGTCGAGTCGAAGTTGTTTGGCATCGGTTCGGAGAGCTATGTAGTCGGCTCGCATGAGTTTTATCTTGGCTACGCCGTCACACGAAAAAAGATGCTCTGCCTCGACATGGGGCACTTCCATCCGACCGAGTCGGTCGCGGACAAGATTTCGTCCGTGCTGCAATTCGTGCCCGGCTTGCTGCTGCATGTCAGTCGCGGCGTGCGCTGGGACAGCGATCATGTGGTGCTCTTCGACGACGTGACCAAGGCGCTCTTCGAGGAACTGGTGCGGGGCGACTTCCTCCCGCGCACGGCGATCGGCCTCGACTACTTCGATGCGAGCATCAACCGCGTCGCGGCCTGGGTCATCGGCACGCGCAACGCCCAGAAATGTCTGCTCGCCGCGTTGCTCGAACCGTCGCAACGCCTGCGCGACCTCGAGGCCGCGGGCGACCACACGGGCCGCCTCGCGCTGCTCGAGGAGTTGCGGACGCTCCCGCTCGGCGCGATCTGGGAGGAACACTGCCGCCGCGCCAACGTGCCCGGCGACCGCCAGTGGCTCCCGGCGGTGACACGCTACGAGCGCGAAGTTCTCGCGCAGCGCCGCTGA
- a CDS encoding bifunctional rhamnulose-1-phosphate aldolase/short-chain dehydrogenase encodes MPSYQFVNYLWDDAKAASLDPVARLVYRSNLLGSDQRITNTGGGNTSSKLTEKDPLTGQPVEVLWVKGSGGDLRTSTRENFSSLYQSKLVALQSLYAARTDKGLKSPAEDDMVGMYTHATFNLNPRASSIDTPLHSFLPGQHVDHMHPNAIIAIAASANCEKLTQQIFGGRMAYVPWMRPGFELGLAMQKIAQEQPNVRAIMMGQHGFISWADDDKQCYTDTLAFIEEASAYIEKAYAAKGGDAAAFGGAKYQTLDEAKRRATFAAILPWLRGQVSKEKRFIGTVQDDAKILRFVNSKDAARLAELGTSCPDHFLRTKIKPLYVDWNPQAEDVTTLKAKLADGLAAYRRDYAAYYAACKHANSPAMRDPNPTVVLIPGLGLIAWGKDKSESRVTAEFYNCAVEVMRGAEAIDRYIALPQQEAFDIEYWLLEEAKLKRMPAEKELARQVIVVIGAGSGIGKETAHRLVKEGAHIVAVDLNADAASATAKEIESKYGVGIGVAGTGVSNCGPAVGLAANITDRASVRAMLDQVALAYGGFDSICVTAGIFVPSDTSGHIPDDKWALTFAINVTGSYVVGDEAAKTWKEQGLRGNLVLTTSANAVVAKKGSVAYDTSKAAANHLVRELAIELAPLVRVNGVAPATVVQGSAMFPRDRVIGSLAKYNIPYTDDEATESLVRKLAQFYADRTLTKAPITPADQAEAYFLLVSQRLSKTTGQVITVDGGLHEAFLR; translated from the coding sequence ATGCCTTCCTACCAATTCGTCAACTATCTGTGGGACGACGCCAAGGCGGCGTCCCTCGATCCCGTCGCCCGCCTCGTCTATCGCTCCAATCTCCTCGGCAGCGATCAACGCATCACCAACACCGGCGGCGGCAACACGTCGTCCAAGCTCACCGAGAAAGACCCGCTCACCGGCCAGCCGGTCGAGGTGCTCTGGGTGAAAGGCTCCGGCGGCGACCTCCGCACGAGCACGCGCGAAAACTTCTCCTCGCTCTACCAGAGCAAGCTCGTCGCGCTCCAGTCGCTCTACGCGGCGCGCACCGACAAGGGTCTGAAGTCGCCCGCCGAAGACGACATGGTCGGCATGTATACGCATGCGACGTTCAACCTGAACCCGCGCGCGTCCTCGATCGACACGCCGCTGCACTCGTTCCTGCCGGGCCAGCACGTCGACCACATGCACCCGAACGCGATCATCGCCATCGCGGCCTCGGCGAATTGCGAAAAGCTCACCCAACAAATCTTCGGCGGCCGCATGGCCTACGTGCCGTGGATGCGCCCGGGCTTCGAACTCGGCCTCGCGATGCAGAAGATCGCGCAGGAGCAGCCGAACGTTCGCGCCATCATGATGGGCCAGCACGGCTTCATCTCGTGGGCCGACGACGACAAGCAGTGCTACACTGACACGCTCGCCTTCATCGAGGAAGCCTCCGCCTACATCGAGAAGGCCTACGCGGCCAAGGGCGGTGACGCTGCGGCCTTCGGCGGCGCGAAATACCAGACGCTCGACGAGGCCAAGCGCCGCGCGACGTTCGCGGCGATTCTCCCGTGGCTGCGCGGCCAGGTTTCCAAGGAGAAGCGCTTCATCGGCACCGTGCAGGACGACGCGAAGATCCTGCGCTTCGTGAATTCCAAGGATGCCGCGCGTCTCGCCGAACTCGGCACGTCGTGCCCGGACCATTTCCTCCGCACCAAGATCAAGCCGCTCTACGTCGACTGGAATCCGCAGGCCGAAGACGTGACCACGCTGAAGGCCAAGCTCGCCGACGGACTCGCGGCCTACCGCAGGGACTACGCGGCCTACTACGCCGCCTGCAAACACGCCAACTCGCCCGCGATGCGCGACCCGAATCCGACGGTCGTGCTCATCCCGGGCCTCGGCCTGATCGCGTGGGGCAAGGACAAGTCCGAGTCGCGCGTCACCGCCGAATTCTACAATTGCGCCGTCGAAGTCATGCGCGGCGCCGAGGCGATCGACCGCTACATCGCGCTCCCGCAGCAGGAGGCGTTCGACATCGAGTATTGGCTCCTCGAGGAAGCGAAGCTCAAGCGTATGCCCGCGGAGAAGGAGCTCGCGCGCCAGGTCATCGTCGTGATCGGTGCCGGCTCCGGCATCGGCAAGGAAACCGCGCACCGCCTCGTGAAGGAAGGCGCGCACATCGTAGCCGTCGATCTCAACGCCGACGCGGCCAGCGCGACCGCGAAGGAGATCGAATCCAAATACGGCGTCGGCATCGGCGTCGCCGGCACGGGTGTTTCCAACTGCGGCCCGGCGGTCGGCCTCGCGGCCAACATCACCGATCGCGCCTCCGTGCGCGCGATGCTCGACCAGGTCGCGCTTGCCTACGGCGGCTTCGACTCGATCTGCGTCACCGCCGGCATTTTCGTGCCCAGCGACACCTCCGGCCACATCCCGGACGACAAGTGGGCGCTCACGTTTGCGATCAACGTCACCGGCAGCTACGTCGTCGGCGACGAGGCGGCGAAGACATGGAAAGAGCAGGGGCTCCGCGGCAACCTCGTGCTCACGACGAGCGCCAATGCCGTCGTCGCGAAGAAGGGCTCCGTCGCCTACGACACCTCGAAGGCCGCGGCGAATCACCTCGTGCGCGAACTCGCCATCGAACTCGCGCCGCTCGTGCGCGTGAACGGCGTCGCGCCGGCGACGGTCGTGCAAGGCTCGGCGATGTTCCCGCGCGATCGCGTCATCGGCTCGCTCGCGAAATACAACATTCCTTACACCGACGACGAAGCGACCGAGTCGCTCGTGCGCAAGCTGGCGCAGTTTTATGCCGATCGCACGCTGACCAAGGCCCCGATCACGCCCGCCGACCAGGCCGAGGCGTATTTCCTCCTCGTGTCGCAGCGCCTCAGCAAGACCACCGGCCAGGTGATCACGGTCGACGGCGGCCTGCACGAGGCGTTCCTGCGATGA
- a CDS encoding rhamnulokinase codes for MKATVHCAAIDLGATSGRVIVGTWTKGRLDLTEVHRFPNQFRSLGANDYWDLPYLWSEARAGLLKAKAQFPKLASVGCDAWGVDHVLVNAAGRPVYPVHAYRDKRTLEPAKKFEQTGYPRIYALTGLPSHVFNTSLQLQETLAACPGIARTAARCLFIADYFNFLLSGRMENEISICSHSQFLDVKSTEWSAAAMKYFGIPRHWFSRPALAAQKLGPVRDIPELAGVETVLAPGHDTACAFAAMPAAADGSDLYLSSGTWSLLGFESDTPVLGEAARAARVSNERMGDGRYRPLRSCLGLWLLEQTLPAFAVRPTSPAQWKKLIALAEKAPAPTRLLDVTDASLFNPPDMRAAIDAQLKQNGARPPRDLAGYVRLICDSLGRGHADAVRSFEQLSGRRFKRILIVGGGSKNRLLCQATADASGLPVVSYSLEGTAVGNLASQLIGLGVVRDIHAFRAHLARQLEATVYTPRS; via the coding sequence ATGAAAGCCACCGTCCATTGTGCCGCGATCGATCTGGGGGCCACGAGCGGCCGCGTCATTGTCGGCACTTGGACGAAAGGCCGACTCGATCTCACCGAGGTTCATCGGTTCCCGAATCAATTCCGCTCGCTCGGCGCGAACGACTACTGGGACCTGCCGTATCTCTGGAGCGAAGCCCGCGCCGGCCTGCTGAAGGCGAAGGCGCAGTTCCCGAAGCTCGCTTCGGTCGGTTGCGATGCGTGGGGCGTCGATCACGTCTTGGTGAACGCGGCGGGTCGTCCCGTATATCCGGTGCACGCCTACCGCGACAAGCGCACGCTCGAACCGGCGAAGAAGTTCGAGCAGACCGGCTATCCGCGCATCTACGCGCTCACCGGCCTGCCGAGTCACGTTTTCAACACGAGCCTCCAATTGCAGGAAACGCTCGCGGCCTGTCCCGGCATCGCTCGCACCGCCGCGCGGTGCCTGTTCATCGCCGACTACTTCAATTTCCTGCTCTCCGGCCGCATGGAGAACGAGATCTCCATCTGCAGTCACTCGCAGTTCCTCGACGTGAAGAGCACCGAGTGGTCGGCGGCGGCGATGAAATACTTCGGCATTCCGCGCCATTGGTTCAGCCGTCCGGCGCTGGCGGCGCAGAAACTCGGTCCGGTGCGCGACATCCCCGAACTCGCCGGCGTCGAGACCGTGCTGGCACCCGGGCACGACACCGCTTGCGCCTTCGCTGCGATGCCCGCCGCCGCGGACGGCTCCGATCTCTACCTGAGTTCCGGCACGTGGTCGCTCCTCGGTTTTGAAAGCGACACGCCGGTGCTCGGTGAGGCGGCGCGCGCCGCTCGCGTCTCGAACGAGCGCATGGGCGACGGGCGCTATCGGCCGCTGCGTTCCTGTCTCGGGCTTTGGTTGCTCGAGCAAACGCTGCCGGCCTTCGCGGTCCGTCCCACGAGCCCGGCGCAGTGGAAGAAGCTCATCGCCCTCGCCGAGAAAGCGCCCGCGCCGACGCGGCTGCTCGATGTGACGGACGCCTCGCTCTTCAACCCACCCGACATGCGCGCCGCGATCGATGCGCAGCTGAAGCAGAACGGCGCGCGTCCGCCGCGCGACCTCGCCGGCTACGTGCGGCTGATCTGCGACTCCCTCGGCCGCGGGCACGCCGATGCGGTGCGGAGCTTCGAGCAGTTGTCCGGACGTAGATTCAAGCGCATCCTCATTGTCGGCGGCGGCTCGAAGAACCGGCTGCTTTGCCAGGCGACGGCGGATGCCAGCGGTCTGCCCGTCGTGTCGTATTCGCTCGAAGGCACCGCGGTCGGCAATCTCGCCAGTCAGCTAATCGGACTCGGTGTCGTTCGTGATATCCACGCCTTCCGCGCCCACCTGGCTCGCCAACTCGAGGCGACTGTCTACACTCCGCGATCCTGA
- a CDS encoding (Fe-S)-binding protein — translation MHAPIRPSPFAPGERPKIQLMATCLCDAFYDDVARATVEVLEHLGVEVEFPEGQTCCGQPAFNGGDWPASRKVVRHTLRTFAGTTPVLLPSGSCAAMLRHGALLEFEKEADLPEVKALAARTWEFADFIVNALGVKTWPGRYEATIAFHRNCHNRGTGSEAASLALLASIAGAKVVPFGEQEQCCGFGGTFSVAFPHVSSSMGTLKLEHIRAAQPDVLVSGDMSCLMHMGGLAQKAGQPVKTQHIAQVMRDALKNSGKL, via the coding sequence ATGCATGCTCCCATCCGTCCTTCGCCCTTCGCACCCGGTGAGCGACCGAAGATTCAGTTGATGGCGACGTGCCTGTGCGACGCGTTCTACGACGACGTTGCGCGCGCCACCGTGGAGGTTCTCGAACACCTCGGCGTTGAGGTGGAATTTCCCGAAGGGCAGACCTGCTGCGGACAACCGGCGTTCAACGGCGGCGACTGGCCGGCCTCGCGCAAGGTCGTGCGCCACACGCTGCGCACTTTCGCCGGCACCACGCCGGTGCTGCTCCCGTCCGGCTCGTGCGCCGCGATGCTGCGTCACGGCGCACTGCTCGAATTCGAGAAGGAAGCCGACTTGCCCGAAGTCAAAGCGCTCGCGGCGCGCACGTGGGAGTTCGCCGATTTCATCGTCAACGCGCTCGGCGTGAAGACCTGGCCCGGGCGCTACGAGGCGACGATCGCGTTTCATCGCAACTGCCACAATCGCGGCACGGGCAGCGAAGCCGCCTCGCTCGCGCTGCTCGCCTCGATCGCCGGTGCTAAGGTCGTGCCCTTCGGCGAGCAGGAGCAGTGCTGCGGCTTCGGCGGCACATTCTCCGTGGCGTTCCCGCACGTTTCCTCGAGCATGGGCACGTTGAAGCTGGAGCATATCCGCGCCGCGCAGCCCGACGTGCTCGTCTCCGGTGACATGAGCTGCCTCATGCACATGGGCGGGCTCGCGCAAAAAGCCGGCCAGCCGGTCAAAACCCAGCACATCGCGCAGGTGATGCGGGATGCGCTGAAGAACAGCGGTAAGCTTTAA
- a CDS encoding iron-sulfur cluster-binding protein — protein MASQPIDQAAATLPADKRASVYQSTKATHEKRTKLLFDQFNDPDLLRRRAGEIKQHVIENLDTLLPAVEAKLKANGAQVHWASTGDDACAAVLRIMQARGAKKMVKAKTMVSEEIELAHYLEKHGIEALETDLGEFIVQIDQDHPSHIVRPIIHKNRREIATSFEREGLGAYNDDPETITRRARQFLRHKYLQADVGLTGANFVSVESGRLVLVTNEGNSRFSLAAPKVHIALVGIEKLVPRDRDLGVLLNLLARSATAQQLTVYTEFISGPKHATQPDGPEEMHVIFVDNGRTDVLASECREILRCIRCGACLNVCPIYRQASGHAYRSVYPGPVGAVLSPLLAGKKFPELADLPKASSLCGACNEVCPVNIPIPDLLLRLREKGKREGAPLAAVGTPPMGAWALMASQPTAWKAALFGGKALNYLPTKLIPVPALRAWEEKRALPAWRGGEFRKWMKQRRKS, from the coding sequence ATGGCTTCCCAGCCCATCGACCAAGCCGCCGCGACGCTGCCCGCCGACAAGCGCGCCTCGGTTTATCAGAGCACGAAGGCGACGCACGAGAAGCGCACCAAGCTGCTCTTCGACCAGTTCAACGATCCCGACCTGCTCCGTCGGCGCGCCGGCGAGATCAAGCAGCACGTCATCGAGAACCTCGACACGCTGCTGCCGGCCGTCGAAGCGAAACTGAAGGCGAACGGCGCGCAGGTGCACTGGGCCTCGACTGGCGACGATGCCTGCGCCGCCGTGCTGCGCATCATGCAGGCGCGCGGCGCGAAGAAGATGGTGAAGGCGAAGACGATGGTCTCCGAGGAGATCGAGCTCGCGCACTACCTCGAGAAGCACGGCATCGAGGCGCTCGAGACCGACCTCGGCGAATTCATCGTCCAGATCGACCAGGACCACCCGAGCCACATCGTCCGCCCGATCATCCACAAGAACCGCCGCGAGATCGCGACGAGCTTCGAACGCGAGGGCCTCGGCGCCTACAACGACGATCCGGAGACGATCACGCGGCGCGCGCGGCAGTTTCTCCGTCACAAATACCTCCAGGCCGACGTCGGCCTGACCGGCGCCAACTTCGTCTCCGTCGAGAGCGGCCGGCTCGTGCTCGTGACGAACGAGGGCAACTCGCGGTTCAGCCTCGCCGCGCCGAAGGTGCACATCGCCCTCGTCGGCATCGAGAAACTGGTCCCGCGCGACCGCGACCTCGGCGTGCTGCTGAATCTCCTCGCGCGCTCCGCCACGGCGCAGCAGCTGACGGTCTACACCGAATTCATCTCCGGCCCGAAGCACGCGACGCAGCCCGACGGCCCCGAGGAGATGCACGTCATCTTCGTCGACAACGGCCGCACCGACGTCCTCGCCTCCGAGTGCCGCGAGATCCTGCGCTGCATCCGTTGCGGCGCTTGCCTGAACGTCTGCCCGATCTACCGCCAAGCGAGCGGTCACGCTTATCGCAGCGTTTATCCCGGCCCGGTTGGCGCCGTGCTTTCGCCGCTGCTGGCGGGAAAGAAATTCCCGGAACTCGCCGACCTGCCGAAGGCCTCGTCGCTGTGCGGCGCGTGCAACGAGGTGTGTCCGGTGAACATTCCGATTCCCGACCTGCTGCTCCGGCTCCGCGAGAAGGGCAAACGCGAGGGCGCGCCGCTCGCCGCGGTCGGCACGCCGCCGATGGGCGCGTGGGCGCTCATGGCTTCGCAACCCACGGCGTGGAAAGCCGCGCTCTTCGGCGGCAAGGCGCTGAATTATCTCCCGACCAAGCTCATCCCCGTGCCCGCGTTGCGCGCGTGGGAGGAGAAACGCGCCTTACCCGCGTGGCGCGGCGGCGAATTCCGGAAGTGGATGAAGCAGCGGAGGAAATCATGA
- a CDS encoding LUD domain-containing protein, which yields MMSTDREAILARVSAALAPLPQRAALPDWERELVRMRQMQGVTDLAATFCTRLKGVNGTPLQSAAELADLLAKNNWTRGYCDPALLPALGASLAGVQIETTYDRTRVDDYAFGITRATAAIAETGTVVLTDADTSSRLAALAPWAHIVVLKRGDIFPDIPAALAALPTDPNVIWVTGPSKTADVEGILIEGVHGPGVQAVLLVD from the coding sequence ATCATGAGCACCGATCGCGAAGCCATTCTCGCGCGCGTGAGCGCGGCGCTCGCTCCGCTGCCGCAGCGCGCGGCGCTGCCCGATTGGGAGCGCGAACTCGTGCGCATGCGCCAGATGCAGGGCGTCACCGATCTCGCCGCGACCTTCTGCACTCGCCTGAAAGGCGTGAACGGCACGCCGCTGCAATCGGCGGCGGAGCTGGCCGACTTGCTGGCGAAGAACAACTGGACGCGCGGCTACTGCGACCCGGCGTTGCTGCCGGCGCTGGGCGCCTCGCTCGCCGGCGTGCAAATCGAGACGACCTACGACCGCACGCGCGTCGACGACTACGCGTTTGGTATCACGCGTGCGACGGCGGCGATCGCCGAGACCGGCACGGTCGTGTTGACGGACGCCGACACGAGCTCGCGACTCGCGGCGCTGGCGCCGTGGGCGCACATCGTGGTGCTGAAGCGCGGCGATATTTTCCCGGACATTCCGGCCGCACTCGCGGCGCTGCCCACGGACCCGAACGTCATCTGGGTCACCGGTCCATCGAAGACTGCGGATGTCGAGGGCATCCTGATCGAAGGCGTCCACGGACCGGGTGTGCAGGCGGTGTTGTTGGTCGACTGA
- a CDS encoding metallophosphoesterase, whose amino-acid sequence MNRRHFVRTLGALAGTAAAAPLLVAAENASRPRALRVAHITDTHVTTNPNCAAGLERLLAGLAALDPAPDFILHTGDVIMDSWAVRDAARVDQLWNVWRGAAAQLRAPLRACLGNHDIWIGETRERGGLRYQLRAMDELQLERPWYAFEQGGWRFLVLDSTRPVVDGEKTYYRAHLDPEQLEWFRGEVARTPAAQPLVVCSHIPILSAAVHEWGQVLEKVVDFPAPGRASGGRVVSSALMHTDSSVLQAVLRKRGGVTLCVSGHLHLQDHVVYDGVHYLGNGAVSADWWGKPVFHQTGAGFAVLDLSPDGSWNRTYHSCAWA is encoded by the coding sequence ATGAATCGCCGCCACTTCGTTCGGACCCTCGGCGCGTTGGCGGGCACGGCTGCGGCCGCGCCGCTCCTCGTCGCCGCCGAAAACGCCTCGCGTCCCCGCGCCCTGCGCGTCGCCCACATCACGGATACTCACGTCACGACCAATCCGAATTGCGCGGCCGGCCTCGAGCGGCTCCTCGCCGGTCTGGCCGCGCTCGATCCGGCGCCGGATTTCATCCTGCACACGGGCGACGTGATCATGGACTCGTGGGCGGTGCGCGACGCGGCGCGCGTCGACCAACTGTGGAACGTCTGGCGTGGCGCGGCGGCGCAGCTGCGCGCCCCGTTGCGCGCGTGCCTCGGCAATCACGACATCTGGATCGGCGAGACGCGCGAGCGGGGCGGACTGCGCTACCAGTTGCGCGCGATGGATGAGCTGCAGCTGGAGCGCCCATGGTATGCGTTCGAGCAAGGCGGCTGGCGGTTTCTCGTGCTGGACAGCACGCGGCCGGTGGTCGATGGCGAGAAGACCTATTATCGCGCGCACCTCGATCCGGAGCAGCTCGAGTGGTTCCGCGGCGAGGTGGCGCGCACGCCGGCGGCGCAGCCGTTGGTGGTTTGCTCGCACATTCCCATCCTGTCGGCGGCCGTGCACGAGTGGGGACAGGTGCTTGAGAAAGTGGTCGATTTTCCCGCGCCGGGCCGGGCCTCGGGCGGAAGGGTGGTGAGCTCGGCGCTCATGCACACGGACAGCAGCGTGTTGCAGGCGGTGCTGCGGAAACGCGGCGGCGTCACACTCTGCGTCAGCGGGCACCTGCACCTGCAGGACCATGTCGTCTACGACGGCGTGCACTATCTCGGCAACGGGGCGGTCAGCGCCGATTGGTGGGGCAAACCGGTGTTTCACCAGACCGGCGCGGGCTTCGCGGTGCTCGATCTGAGCCCGGACGGCTCGTGGAACCGCACGTATCACTCCTGCGCCTGGGCCTGA
- a CDS encoding MmcQ/YjbR family DNA-binding protein encodes MTAADFRRLVLALPGASEGAHCGHADFRLGGRVIASLESPDVGWAMVKLTPVQQAAVLRASAS; translated from the coding sequence GTGACCGCTGCGGACTTCAGACGTCTTGTCCTCGCCCTTCCCGGCGCGAGCGAAGGCGCGCATTGCGGCCACGCGGACTTCCGTCTCGGCGGCCGCGTCATCGCCTCGCTCGAGTCGCCGGACGTCGGCTGGGCCATGGTGAAGCTCACGCCCGTGCAGCAAGCCGCGGTGCTCCGCGCGTCCGCGAGCTGA